The segment AACGCACGCGAAGTGCTCGACGAGCTCCGCATTCAACGCGCAGCGCTCATGCCGATCGTGCGATTGTGGACGAAACGCATTGCCACGAATATGCGATTGAACGACAAGGCTGCAGAGCTCGTGCGCGAAGCGCGACGTGCATGAAACGCGACCATCGCTTGGACGTCAGGCCAAACTCGGCCACACCGTAATCAGGGTCTGGCGGATGTGCTGGGCCTCCGAAGACCATGTGGAACTTGGCCTCTCCCCTTCGAGCCACGACAAGAAATCCTTGATCGCTTGTTCACAGGCCGTATCGAAAGCCGTACGCAAGACAGGACCGCTTTTTTGCTGTCGATAATGTATTTCGACGGTATCCGACTTCGGCGGAGGCTTACCTACGAGCCATAACGACGGGGAATCTCCCACGACGACGACTTCGACGCGCGAATGCAAGTCGCGCAAACGCAACACCGCTATCGCCAGCGCTTCGAGCGACGGCAAAAGCAAAAGCGCCCCCTCGAATGGCCCCACCACGATGACCGAATCGCCCACCATGATTTCGATGTTTCCATTCAAGTACAGAAGGTCGGGCGTTTGCGGATCGTCCTTCGACGTAATGGCCATCAATACAGGCTCGACATGTGCATCTCGATGGGCGCCCATCACTAACCTCCCAGCGCCGGAAAGAACGTGACGATTCGATTGTTGGCCGTGTCGACGACCATGCGGTAACGTGCGCTCATTCCATTGATGGTCATTCGTTTTTCAAAGGTTTGCATGATGCGATTGGGATCGCTGATGCGCTGACCTGAATGCCACACCTGGCCCATTGCGCGTTCGAGCTGCCGTTCGATGTCCGCCGCCGTCGATCCTGGCCTCAATCGGAAGAGGTCCCCCTGATTTGCTCCAAATCCAGGAACATGGCGCTGGAAAATGTGATCCCAGCCAGCCGCTGGGTTGCCTCGAGGAATGTCGGGCATTGCCTGCCCACCGCGGCACTTTCCGAGCCCAAAGGGGTCAATCCACGAAAGCGGATCCGCAACGTATGCATACAGGTTGAGGTCAAAAGCGAGACCCAGTGGATCCTGGCTGATGTAAATGCCAGAATCCGGATCATAATAGCGGAATCGATTATAATAAAGCCCCGTTTCCTCGTCTTCGTATTGACCCGGAAAACGCCACGGACACGACGTGCGCGATACGTCGCTCTTTGCAACGCCGTAAAGATCCAATTGCGCTTGCCAAGCAATCTCGCCCGCTTCGTCGACGAGCGCCGTGGGTGCGCCAAGATGATCCCCGAGAATGCCGAAGTAGGCATTTCCTTCGATTTTCGCTAGCGGGACGAACGTTCCAGGGTCGAAAACCCATGCTACTTTCGAGCCATCATTTTGCAGCTCGTGCGCAAGCTCGTCCTTGTCCCAGACATACGTCGTCGAACGTTCACCGACCGTTTTGCGAATACGCCGCCCGAGTGCATCGTAGGCAAACGTCACTTCGACGCCGTCCGGACGAACGACCCGCGAAAGTTGCCCCGCCCCGTCCCATACGTAGCGCCAACTCGTACCGTTTGCCAGAATCTTTTCGACGAGTTGTCCCTCATCGTCATATTTGAACGTGACGTCTCCCGATCGCAAAAGCGCGCCACTTGCGGTGAAATTGCGATCCGTGCGTTCGCGTGTGCGATAAATGTTTCCGATGGCGTCCGCAGAGCGAAATTGACTCGTTCCGTCAGAAAAAGTTGCCGAAACCAGATACGACCGCGAATCGTGTTCGTAGATTGTTCGGCCTTGGAATGGATCCAATGTCGCCGCGAGCGTGCCATTGGGCCGCCAATCATATTTCGTGCTCGTAATTTCGGTATTACGACGTTTTACGCTGCGAAGCTCGGCCCTGCCGCCTGTGCCGCGAGACCATTCGCAGGCAATCGCCCCGGGCAAAAGCCGAGCAATTTCGTAACCAACGGGGTTTCGCGTCATTGTCGTGAGTCGCGGTGATTGGCCTGGCAAACCCACGGAAATTCCGCGCAAAAACCCATTCCCGTTCACGTCATAGGCAACCTCGTCGCCAGCACTCGTGCGCCTCGATTTTCGCAGGCCCACTTCGTCGTATTGGCTCTCGACGACATGATCGCCCACGCGCTCTTCAATCAGATTGCCTACGCCATCGTAGGCGCGCTTCACCGTGCAGGCTCCGTTTTGCGCCGCAACGAGACCCCCTCTGGCGTCGTATTCATACGCGTGACGTAATCCCCCAGGAAAAACTTGAGCTTTCACGCGTCCAAGTTTGTCGTACGCAATCGACATACGCTTGTGCCCGCCGCGTACGCGTTCGATGCACCTGCCCGCCCGATCGTGCCGGAATTGCGTGACGACACCATCGAACCCCGTTTCCTTCACAACCCTTCCGGCCAAGTCTACATCGATGCGGTATTCGGCGCCGGCAGCATTCACGATACGCACCAAGTTTTCTTCGGTATCGTAGAAGTATTGCGTGATCCCGCCCGCAGGGTCGACTTCCCGCACGCGCTTGCCGAGCCCCGCATATTGATAATGCCGAATGCGTCCTAGCGAGTCGGACCATTCGACCAGGTTGCCTTCGCCGTCGTGAACCAGCTCGATCCGCGAACCATCGGGCTGCGTGACCGTTCTGAGTCGCCCGCGCAAATCCCAAGTAAATTCGGTTCGTTCACCGAGCGCGTCCGTGGTCGCGATGATCCTCCCGAGGCCATCGTATTCGTGCCGCGTGACATGGCCCTCCCAGTCCACGGTTTCGGCGAGATTGCCCGCTTCGTCGTACTTCAGCGCAAAGCGCCGCCCTTTTGGGTCCGCCACGGCACTCGGCAAACCGCGCCGCTCGTACCAAAATCGATACGCATTTCCAAGCGGATCGACCGCGAGCGTCGGTTTGCCCTCGTCGTCCAATTCGCGGATCCACTGCCCCCCAGCCTCGTCGATGAATTCCACAGGCGAATCGAATCGATTGTACTTCCAACGTTTTTCCTGGCCAAGGGCGTCACGTTCGACGATTTTGTTCCCTCGTTCATCGTATTCCCATTCCGTGCGGTTTCCCGCGCCATCGATCTCAGCCGTCTTCCGGTAAAACTCGTCCCATTCGTAACATTTTTCTCTCCCCGTGGGGTCGATCTCGCGATCCACGAGCCCCGCGGGATTTCCAAAATAATGCGTCCGACCGCCACGGGAATCGTCCACGAGCGTCACGTTCCGGAGTTTGTCGTACGTCATCCGATGGTCGTAAATTCCACCGTCGCCCCACGTCCGAACACACCACCCGTCCGGATCATACCAATCGTATTCAAAGTAGAACGACAAACCATTGCGGTTCGTCTCTTGCACGAGGACGCCGCCTCGGTAAGCGTAACGTAGTGTATTTCCTTCGGCGTCGGTTGCGGAAGCGAGTTTTCCTTCAGCATCGTAGGAAAAACGCAATAAATCGATGCCGAGAGCATGCGATCGAATTCGCTCGATTCGTCCGGTGTGGCTGACGAAAAAGTGCAATTCACGCCCTGCGCTATCGATGACGTTCCGCAAGATGCCGTCATCGTATTTCAGGACAATGCCATTGTCGCTGCGATCCGTAATGCGTACCAAGACAAACGAGTGTTTGCCCCGCTTTACGCTTTCATAATGGTACCGTTTGCCGTCCACCATCGTCAGCCGATAACCACGCTCGGTGCGCTCGAGCCAATACCGGTCAATGGGATCCCACACCGATACGCCCTCGTCGAGGCGCGGATGCAACCGTTCGCGACCGTCCGGCAAACAAACGACGACCCCCTCGTCCCGATCGTCAATCCAGGAATCGAGCGGATGATGCCAGCCTGGTCCGAGCGGTCCTTCGCGACGATTGCGGCTATAATAAAAACGCTCGAACTTCAATGGCATCGGGCCCGGAAGCTCGAAGTCCACCGCATCGGTGAGGACCTCGCCGGTCATGACGTCGACCGGGTGCCCGGTCAAAAAACAGATGACGCGCGACAATCGCGGCCCGGCCTTCAATTTTGTTATCAAAAAATTGGAAAACCACTTTGTACGAATGGCCTGCGTGAGTGCTGCGAGCACATCGAACGAATCCGGACCACCAATGAGAATGGGTCCACCGAGCGGTATGGCCATGCAAAGCGATGTGGGCAAATTGATGGGATAATTGCACGTCATCACCATCGACAGCAATCGTCCTTCGGACGATCCGGCGAAGGTCACCGTTTTGCTGCCCGTGACGATGGTGCCTTCATTGCCCGGAATATCCATGGGCGCAAAAGAAATCCCGGGAGGCGTCGGGAAATGAGGCGGCAATGCCTTGACCTCGGTGCCCGTATTTCCTGCCGGCATCGCGCCATAAAGAAGAACGGGGCCACCTCCACCGAATGCGAGCCCGAGCGCTGCACCGAGCGCCGCTCCGAGCGGATCGAAAACGATTCCCACGAACGGGTGCGGAAGTGGAGTAGGAATCGGCGTCGGCGAAGGTGGTGCCGGGACGAGCACCATGTGAATGTCAATGCCGAGAACGGGGTCGAACCACTTGGCCGCTTGCATTCGAAAGGCCCCCTTACTTCTTCGGATCTTCCACGAGCGACCGGACATGCGCCGCTTGTGCGCGCATCCCTTGCCGCTCGTAAAACGTGGCCAATTCCTTGGCGACTTCGCCGAGCGTCGTCGCTTTCCGCGCCTCTGGATCGAGCGCTGCGCCTTCCTCGAGTGCGTCCTGCCAAACCGGAAGCGCCTCCTCGCGCGCTCCTCGCATGACGTGACACGTCCCCCACAAGCGCAACGATTCGATACGTAACGCCGGAACCTTGGCACGTTTTGCCGCGTCGGCCGCCATTTCATACGCCTTGGCCGCCGGCAGCCAATCTTTTTCCATCGTACGAACGCCGCCGATGCCCAAACAAGCCTGCGCCTCGAGCTGAAAATGTTCCTTTTCGCGCCCGATGTCCGCCGCGACTCTATAACATTCTACGGCCTTTTCCGAACTTCCAAGCGCAAGCGAAATGCCCGCCAATGCAATCATGATCGCCGCTTCTTCGAGACGCATCCCATACAATTGGCAAAGACCTCGAGCTTGCCCATACGCCTGCGCCGCATCCGCATATCGCGCCTTCCCTAAATGCTCGGCCGCTTCCATCAAGAGAAGACGCAACCTTCGCCCGTCTTCCTCGGACACGAGCGATTGACCGCTCGCCTTTTCGTATTCCTTTCGCTGAGCTTCCGTCGGCGCCGGTTTCGACGCCAATGGAGGACCTGCGGATTGGTTCGATACGAGCTGTTTCAGATACGCAAAAAGCTCGTCCCGGTCCACCTCGAACCGCGCTCCTACTTCACCCCAAATGCCTTCCAAGGGTCCGCTTGGACCATCCAATACACCAAGGCGCACGCGCGAGGACCATGGCACTTTCGACAGCGCTTCGATGCTTTGCTGCCACGCTGCGTCGTCATGAATCTGCTTCGGCAAGAGCCCGAGCAGCACACCTTCCAAACGTTCGCCCAGCAAAGCTGCCGCGCGCTCGACATGCACCACGGCCCGCCCAATGGGCTCGAGCGTCGCGACACGCGCGGGATCGTGCAGCGTGAAGGCTGGCAGCGCAACGCCTTCCTTTTCGGCCCCCTCACGAATGCGCGCATAATCCTCGGTGACTTGTTTGCTCAATCCATCGAAGAAATCATCCACGGAGCGAAATGGCTCTTCGTACAAGAAAAATGGGCGCCTGTTTTCTCGTTCGGCTTCCCATATTCGCAACGATTTCAGCATAACGCCGCGATTTTCGTGGTCACACACGAATCGCACGAAAACTTTCTCGCCTGCTCCGAAAAGCGCTTTCGCTTCACGAAGGAAATTCTGGTGAGCTCGAGTAATCGGATCCATCGCTCGACCTCAATTGATCTTGACGATGCCGCCGGTGATTTCAACGGATGCACCTGCTGCTTTGACCATGGCCCCGTTGATTTCGACGCCCGCACCGCTGATTTTGATGGACGATCCCCCGGCAGCCAAGACGATTTCGCCCGCCGCATTCACGGAAATGTTGGCCGCTTGAAATGCACCGTCGCCTCCAGCAATCATTTCGAGCTTGCCACCCGTTTGCACCGCGCCGTCGGCTCCAACGTCCACCGCAAGGTTGGCGCCCACGCTCGCCGTCGCCTGCGCATTCGCAGATAGTGCCACGTCGCCAGAAATCGTATGCGTCGATTTTCCGCCGACGGTGACGCTTTGGTCGGCGCCCACAGTTTCGGCGCTCGAACCGCCGACCGCGACCTCCTTCGAAGCACCGATGGTTTGCGACGCATTACCACCAATGGTTTCGCTGCGATCCCCGGATATGGTCGTCGAACGATTGCCACCCACCGTAATCGATTGATTCGCACCCACGGTCGTCGATTGATTCGCACCGACCTCCACCGATCGATCCACCCCCACGGTGGTGCTCTGATTCGACCCGACCACGGTGGATTGATTCGATCCCACGGTCACCGATTCATTGGCCCCGATGACTTCGGAGTTGTCCGAACCAACCATCGTGCTGCGATTGGATCCGGTCGATTCATTCCTATCCACAGCAACGGTCGACGAACTGTTGTTCCCTACGCTCTCGGTGCGATCATTGCCGCAATCCGAATTCCAATTGTAGGGCGTATGCAATTTGATTCGTTCGGTCCCGGCCGTGTCGTCGAAGGTGAATTCATTGAATTCGCCCGTCGCGGGACTCGACATCGTTTTGAACGTACTGACCGTGGGAGCGCCCGCCGGCGGACGGTTCTTGCCATTGTACACGCGTCCAACGACAATGGGCCTGTCCGGATCGCCTTCTTCGTAATCGACGATCACTTCGACGCCGACGCGAGGATGAAACACCGCTCCTTCGCCCACTCCGGCGAATACTTGACTCACGCGAACCCAACAAGACGTCGGCTCGCTATTGTGACGATCGGTATCCTGATCCCAATGAAACTTGACGCGCACGCAGCCGATTTCTGCGCCAGGCGGCCCGCCTACGTGAATCTCGGCACCGCGCGAATTCGGTTCGTCCGTCACGAACGCCGTTTGAGATCCCTGAATGCGCGGCTTCTGCGTCGATCGCGGCGGACGGTAGCGCGATTCGCCCTTGTCCTTTCCGCACCGCGCGCATTCGGCGGTAACGAAATAAGGCACGCCCGTGAGCGGCAATGATCCCACCACATTCGGCGGAAGCACGCCCGGCTGTTCCCCACGCACTTCGATTTTCGTCGCCAAGTATTCGCCCTCGTGCCGTGAAGGCACATTTTCGAGCGCAAACAAATTGCCCGCCGAAAGAATGCGGCACGTCCCCTCACCCACCGCATAACGCGCTTCCACCTCGAGCCTTTCGAGTTTCGCATTGGCCAGCGGTTTTCCCATGTCGGGCGATTCCAAATATCGCCCGGGATATTCGTGATCCACCAGGTCTTCTGCCGCAGGACGTCCTGGAGCCGCAACGCTCATGTCGAGCGCCGGCTGCTTCCAGTTGTAATCGACCATCGATACTTTTTTCGGCCGGAGACGTGCTCCGAGCTTCATCGACGATAGCGATCGACCTGAAATGCCCGGTCCCAAAGCATCATATGGCTCCAAACGCGCGCGGCCGGAGTCCTTGTCGGAAAAAACCAATAAACACGCGCCATCGCCATTCTCGAAATGGTACGATATGCCTTCTTCCTCGAGCAGCCGCGATACGAACGCAAAATCACTCTCATTGTATTGGACACAATAGGGCCTCGTCGCCACGTCGTCGATGCGCGACGATTCGGACTCGCGCCACGTAAATACCTCTTTCGCAGGCGTAAAACTCGCATCATTCCCACTGTCGGGTGAAACCGTCGCGCCCGCCTCGAGTTGCAGCGAAGGATCGCCCTGGAGCACG is part of the Polyangiaceae bacterium genome and harbors:
- a CDS encoding RHS domain-containing protein — translated: MQAAKWFDPVLGIDIHMVLVPAPPSPTPIPTPLPHPFVGIVFDPLGAALGAALGLAFGGGGPVLLYGAMPAGNTGTEVKALPPHFPTPPGISFAPMDIPGNEGTIVTGSKTVTFAGSSEGRLLSMVMTCNYPINLPTSLCMAIPLGGPILIGGPDSFDVLAALTQAIRTKWFSNFLITKLKAGPRLSRVICFLTGHPVDVMTGEVLTDAVDFELPGPMPLKFERFYYSRNRREGPLGPGWHHPLDSWIDDRDEGVVVCLPDGRERLHPRLDEGVSVWDPIDRYWLERTERGYRLTMVDGKRYHYESVKRGKHSFVLVRITDRSDNGIVLKYDDGILRNVIDSAGRELHFFVSHTGRIERIRSHALGIDLLRFSYDAEGKLASATDAEGNTLRYAYRGGVLVQETNRNGLSFYFEYDWYDPDGWCVRTWGDGGIYDHRMTYDKLRNVTLVDDSRGGRTHYFGNPAGLVDREIDPTGREKCYEWDEFYRKTAEIDGAGNRTEWEYDERGNKIVERDALGQEKRWKYNRFDSPVEFIDEAGGQWIRELDDEGKPTLAVDPLGNAYRFWYERRGLPSAVADPKGRRFALKYDEAGNLAETVDWEGHVTRHEYDGLGRIIATTDALGERTEFTWDLRGRLRTVTQPDGSRIELVHDGEGNLVEWSDSLGRIRHYQYAGLGKRVREVDPAGGITQYFYDTEENLVRIVNAAGAEYRIDVDLAGRVVKETGFDGVVTQFRHDRAGRCIERVRGGHKRMSIAYDKLGRVKAQVFPGGLRHAYEYDARGGLVAAQNGACTVKRAYDGVGNLIEERVGDHVVESQYDEVGLRKSRRTSAGDEVAYDVNGNGFLRGISVGLPGQSPRLTTMTRNPVGYEIARLLPGAIACEWSRGTGGRAELRSVKRRNTEITSTKYDWRPNGTLAATLDPFQGRTIYEHDSRSYLVSATFSDGTSQFRSADAIGNIYRTRERTDRNFTASGALLRSGDVTFKYDDEGQLVEKILANGTSWRYVWDGAGQLSRVVRPDGVEVTFAYDALGRRIRKTVGERSTTYVWDKDELAHELQNDGSKVAWVFDPGTFVPLAKIEGNAYFGILGDHLGAPTALVDEAGEIAWQAQLDLYGVAKSDVSRTSCPWRFPGQYEDEETGLYYNRFRYYDPDSGIYISQDPLGLAFDLNLYAYVADPLSWIDPFGLGKCRGGQAMPDIPRGNPAAGWDHIFQRHVPGFGANQGDLFRLRPGSTAADIERQLERAMGQVWHSGQRISDPNRIMQTFEKRMTINGMSARYRMVVDTANNRIVTFFPALGG
- the tssI gene encoding type VI secretion system tip protein VgrG, producing the protein MSNLYRYEITAIVREPAPDIDPDELVQMRATLRIATLTEPAYRVIHGIIVEAEELGPVPGGTLIRLVLMPPWTRAMHRRRCRIFLEKTTRQIIEDVLQGDPSLQLEAGATVSPDSGNDASFTPAKEVFTWRESESSRIDDVATRPYCVQYNESDFAFVSRLLEEEGISYHFENGDGACLLVFSDKDSGRARLEPYDALGPGISGRSLSSMKLGARLRPKKVSMVDYNWKQPALDMSVAAPGRPAAEDLVDHEYPGRYLESPDMGKPLANAKLERLEVEARYAVGEGTCRILSAGNLFALENVPSRHEGEYLATKIEVRGEQPGVLPPNVVGSLPLTGVPYFVTAECARCGKDKGESRYRPPRSTQKPRIQGSQTAFVTDEPNSRGAEIHVGGPPGAEIGCVRVKFHWDQDTDRHNSEPTSCWVRVSQVFAGVGEGAVFHPRVGVEVIVDYEEGDPDRPIVVGRVYNGKNRPPAGAPTVSTFKTMSSPATGEFNEFTFDDTAGTERIKLHTPYNWNSDCGNDRTESVGNNSSSTVAVDRNESTGSNRSTMVGSDNSEVIGANESVTVGSNQSTVVGSNQSTTVGVDRSVEVGANQSTTVGANQSITVGGNRSTTISGDRSETIGGNASQTIGASKEVAVGGSSAETVGADQSVTVGGKSTHTISGDVALSANAQATASVGANLAVDVGADGAVQTGGKLEMIAGGDGAFQAANISVNAAGEIVLAAGGSSIKISGAGVEINGAMVKAAGASVEITGGIVKIN